In the Alteromonas sp. M12 genome, one interval contains:
- a CDS encoding type II secretion system protein, with protein sequence MHNKNHGFTLIELIVVIVILGILAVVAAPRFIDLSTDARLATLDGLEGTLRSASDLVHFKATIEKKTDCDTDPTIELGSESITLRCGYACPHPSGIANAVEIDDSFTWVGGNCSGQLGSIDVQISDAPDPSNCKIRYVSARSTREPTFTQTITGC encoded by the coding sequence GTGCACAACAAAAATCATGGATTTACTCTTATTGAGCTAATAGTAGTCATCGTTATTCTTGGCATTTTAGCGGTTGTGGCTGCTCCTCGATTTATTGATCTGAGTACCGATGCTCGATTGGCCACATTAGATGGCTTGGAAGGAACATTGCGCTCAGCGTCTGATTTAGTCCACTTTAAAGCCACAATCGAGAAAAAAACCGATTGCGATACTGACCCTACTATTGAGTTGGGCAGTGAATCTATTACTTTGCGATGTGGTTATGCCTGCCCTCATCCTAGCGGGATTGCCAATGCTGTTGAAATTGATGACAGTTTTACTTGGGTCGGCGGAAATTGCAGCGGCCAGCTAGGTTCTATTGATGTGCAAATTAGCGATGCTCCTGACCCTAGTAACTGCAAGATTCGTTATGTGTCAGCACGATCGACTAGGGAGCCTACTTTCACGCAAACAATCACAGGTTGTTAA
- a CDS encoding aldehyde dehydrogenase family protein translates to MIYAQPGQENSLVTFKQQYGNYIGGEWVAPVKGQYFDNVSPVNNEVFCSIPRSTEEDINLALDAAHRAKDAWGKTSATDRSNTLLKIADRIEQNLEMLAVAETWDNGKAVRETLNADIPLCVDHFRYFAGCLRAQEGNMSEIDENTIAYHFHEPLGVVGQIIPWNFPLLMAAWKLSPALAAGNCVVMKPAEQTPASILVLMELIGDLLPPGVLNIVNGFGKEAGEALATSKRIAKIAFTGSTPIGSHILKCAAENIIPSTVELGGKSPNIYFEDVMNHEDEYLSKCVEGTVLAFFNQGEVCTCPSRALIQESIYDDFISLVVARTQQIKRGNPLDTETQVGAQASEQQYDKILSYLDIGKKEGAEVLIGGGPAMIEGFSKGFYVEPTLLKGRNDMRVFQEEIFGPVVGVTTFKDEAEALAIANHSEFGLGAGLWTRDMNRSYRMGRAIQAGRVWTNCYHAYPAHAAFGGYKKSGVGRENHKMALGHYQQTKNLLVSYDINPLGFF, encoded by the coding sequence ATGATATATGCACAACCTGGACAAGAAAATTCACTCGTAACTTTTAAACAACAGTATGGCAACTACATTGGTGGCGAATGGGTCGCACCGGTCAAAGGACAATACTTTGATAACGTATCGCCTGTTAACAATGAGGTCTTTTGTTCAATTCCTCGTTCAACTGAGGAAGACATTAACTTAGCCCTAGATGCAGCACATAGAGCAAAAGATGCTTGGGGCAAAACGTCTGCAACTGACCGCTCTAATACGCTTTTGAAAATTGCTGACCGTATTGAGCAAAATCTTGAAATGCTGGCGGTTGCTGAAACTTGGGATAACGGTAAAGCTGTGCGTGAAACTTTAAACGCAGATATTCCGTTATGTGTCGACCACTTTCGCTATTTTGCAGGATGTTTGCGTGCTCAAGAAGGCAATATGAGTGAAATTGATGAGAACACCATCGCTTATCACTTCCATGAACCGCTAGGCGTTGTTGGCCAAATTATCCCTTGGAACTTCCCACTTCTGATGGCTGCTTGGAAATTGAGCCCAGCATTGGCGGCGGGTAACTGTGTGGTCATGAAACCAGCAGAACAAACTCCAGCGTCGATTCTGGTACTGATGGAACTGATTGGTGATTTATTGCCACCAGGGGTGCTAAATATTGTAAATGGTTTTGGTAAAGAAGCGGGTGAAGCTTTAGCAACCAGCAAACGTATTGCAAAAATTGCATTCACCGGTTCTACACCAATTGGTTCTCATATTCTTAAATGTGCGGCTGAAAACATCATACCTTCTACCGTTGAGTTAGGTGGTAAGTCTCCAAATATCTACTTTGAAGACGTAATGAATCATGAAGATGAATATCTAAGCAAATGTGTTGAAGGAACTGTGTTGGCATTCTTCAACCAAGGTGAAGTATGTACCTGTCCTTCTAGAGCATTGATTCAAGAATCCATTTACGATGATTTCATTTCACTGGTAGTTGCGCGTACGCAGCAAATTAAACGTGGCAACCCATTGGATACAGAAACCCAAGTGGGTGCGCAGGCTTCAGAACAGCAATATGACAAAATTCTAAGTTACCTAGATATTGGTAAAAAAGAGGGTGCTGAAGTACTTATCGGCGGTGGCCCTGCAATGATTGAAGGTTTCAGCAAAGGTTTTTATGTTGAACCTACTTTGCTAAAAGGTCGCAATGATATGCGCGTGTTCCAAGAAGAAATTTTTGGTCCAGTGGTCGGTGTGACTACCTTTAAAGACGAAGCAGAAGCTTTGGCAATTGCTAACCATTCTGAATTTGGTCTAGGCGCAGGTTTATGGACTCGTGACATGAACCGTTCATACAGAATGGGACGCGCAATTCAAGCGGGTCGAGTATGGACTAACTGCTACCACGCTTACCCTGCCCACGCTGCATTTGGTGGCTATAAAAAATCAGGCGTAGGCCGTGAAAATCATAAGATGGCGTTAGGTCATTATCAACAAACCAAGAACTTATTGGTTAGCTATGACATTAACCCATTGGGCTTTTTCTAA
- a CDS encoding TonB-dependent receptor — MIFLTKTLQQVSPLTRLSESIRLSHLGLVACLLPFSGIAQESPDGIERITTTATRVATNTSNLPYVVSTVDEQTLGLLAPTHIEEALSFIAGAGVQRGNGQEYLPALRSQVMAGSGACGGILTAEDGIPLRAAGFCNINELFEAHSEMAQSIDVIKGPGSAFYGSNAVHGVINVITPDTTVDAGLFGIDYGSYGYNRYKFRQGADFGNSGIGINASVTRDSGYRDEESVDQEKVNLRHRFEADNLTLTTGLTYTNLDQETAGYITGFESYKDEDLAQANENPEAFRKAKSFRLWSNALWNLSDQDVLSITPYMRNQNMSFLMHFLPGTPMEENEQDGFGVQSMWKHSASDNLTVSLGLDAEQTDGSMRQYQDAETEGSAFLTATVPIGMHYDYDVEATLYAPFISVDWQQDNWLVSFGLRYENMNYDYTNNMLSGRTKDDGTECSFGGCRYSRPPSSENSYSNTSPKLGIRYQFSQHTQFYANLSRGYRAPQATELYRLQREQEVADLDSETVTNAEVGVKGQFDGLSYVVSIYNMNKDNFIFRDSDYYNVNDGESRHRGIELELQYQLAENWDLMVAASYAKHTYSYSQILSDIDINGNYIDTAPKTIANTRLGWDINASARAELEWEHMGNYYTDPENLHRYDGHDVLNLRASMQVTDALTLFARINNLTDTSYAERADYTSFGGDRYFPGRPRNLMMSLDYKW, encoded by the coding sequence ATGATTTTTCTAACTAAAACCCTTCAGCAAGTATCACCACTTACTCGCTTAAGTGAATCAATTCGACTTTCACACTTAGGTTTAGTCGCCTGTTTATTGCCATTCTCCGGGATCGCGCAGGAATCGCCCGATGGAATAGAAAGAATTACAACTACAGCCACTAGAGTTGCAACCAACACTTCCAACTTGCCATATGTAGTAAGTACAGTAGACGAGCAAACATTAGGGTTGCTAGCTCCCACTCATATCGAAGAAGCCCTTAGCTTCATTGCCGGCGCTGGGGTGCAACGAGGAAATGGCCAAGAATATCTACCCGCCCTGCGTTCGCAAGTAATGGCTGGTTCAGGTGCTTGTGGTGGCATTCTCACCGCAGAAGATGGCATACCTTTGCGGGCCGCGGGATTTTGTAATATCAACGAGCTTTTTGAAGCCCACAGTGAAATGGCTCAAAGCATAGATGTTATCAAAGGGCCGGGCTCTGCATTTTACGGTTCAAATGCCGTACACGGAGTCATAAACGTAATCACACCAGACACCACAGTAGATGCAGGGTTATTCGGTATAGATTACGGTTCTTACGGATATAATCGATACAAGTTTCGACAAGGTGCAGACTTCGGTAACTCGGGGATCGGTATCAATGCCAGTGTCACCCGCGATTCAGGATATCGAGATGAAGAAAGTGTCGACCAAGAAAAAGTTAACCTACGCCATCGTTTTGAAGCTGATAACTTGACCCTCACCACTGGACTCACTTATACCAATTTAGACCAAGAAACCGCCGGCTATATTACTGGTTTCGAAAGTTACAAAGACGAAGACTTAGCACAGGCCAACGAAAACCCAGAAGCCTTTAGAAAAGCCAAGTCTTTTAGATTATGGTCAAACGCACTTTGGAATTTAAGCGACCAAGATGTGCTCTCCATAACACCTTATATGCGTAATCAAAACATGTCGTTCTTAATGCATTTTTTACCTGGCACACCGATGGAAGAAAATGAACAAGACGGCTTTGGTGTGCAGTCAATGTGGAAACACAGCGCTTCTGACAACCTCACCGTTAGCCTAGGTTTAGATGCAGAACAAACCGATGGAAGTATGCGCCAATATCAAGATGCTGAAACCGAAGGTTCTGCGTTTTTAACAGCAACGGTACCCATTGGAATGCATTATGATTATGATGTCGAAGCCACCTTATATGCACCTTTTATATCAGTGGATTGGCAGCAAGATAATTGGTTAGTGTCATTCGGTTTACGCTACGAAAATATGAATTACGACTACACCAATAATATGTTAAGTGGCCGCACAAAAGACGATGGTACTGAATGTAGTTTCGGTGGTTGCCGCTACAGTCGTCCACCTTCTTCTGAAAACAGCTATAGCAATACTTCCCCAAAGCTCGGTATCCGTTATCAGTTTTCTCAGCACACACAATTTTACGCCAACTTATCCCGAGGCTATCGCGCACCACAAGCAACAGAACTCTATCGCCTGCAACGGGAACAAGAAGTCGCCGATTTAGACTCTGAAACAGTGACAAATGCCGAAGTTGGGGTAAAAGGACAATTTGATGGACTGAGTTATGTAGTATCCATCTATAACATGAATAAAGACAACTTCATCTTTAGGGATAGTGACTACTACAATGTGAACGATGGTGAATCAAGACACCGGGGAATTGAGTTAGAGTTACAATATCAATTAGCCGAAAACTGGGATTTGATGGTAGCTGCAAGCTACGCTAAACATACCTACTCCTATAGCCAAATTCTCAGTGACATTGATATCAATGGCAACTACATTGATACCGCGCCAAAAACCATCGCTAATACGCGCCTAGGGTGGGATATTAATGCATCAGCCAGAGCCGAATTAGAATGGGAGCACATGGGCAACTATTACACTGATCCTGAGAACCTTCACCGTTATGATGGCCATGATGTATTAAATTTAAGAGCCTCAATGCAAGTTACTGACGCGCTCACGTTATTTGCCAGAATCAACAATTTAACCGATACCAGTTATGCAGAAAGAGCGGATTACACCAGTTTTGGTGGAGATCGTTATTTCCCTGGTAGACCTAGAAACCTGATGATGTCACTAGATTACAAATGGTAG
- a CDS encoding TonB-dependent receptor: MRCYYSTRPSLILILTLSLLGSFKSQGNPLESENVSSKVQQSSQQETNRQFAGNQLNDADEHDEHDEHDDEVETITVSSTRVGRNVTDEPVRIEVINQEELEEKAMMRPGNISMLVAETGGVRVQTTSPALGSANIRLQGLYGRYTQLLNDGLALYGGQAASIGLLQIPPTDLARVEIIKGSASSLYGGSAMGGVINLVSRRPSDEAEGEVLFNFTSRDGQDVTTYLATPVNDSLGVSLTAGGHHQSTQDFDDDGWIDMAGYERYTARPRLFWEGENGATVYATAGYMTENRQGGTLEGYTLPDGSFFEQTQDSERIDSGIIATGPLGDVLTWNVRGSAMLQKHDKQFGEDLDEDSHESYLLESTLSGYTDKSQWVVGLAMQSDSFESEYYPEFDYTFDVPGLFAQADYEFSEQVSTSLSMRLDDHSEYGSQLSPRVSVLYRPQDWTVRASYGRGYFAPTPFVEEIEAAGLSRLAPLQNIQEETAVTSSLDIGRQFDQLEVNVTFFASNVEHVTELEAYASEIDGPLDRVRLVNAQGESRIYGSELMLRYKWQDFKVTASYLFLDATEVDQTTKQRQRIKLTPKHSAGLVAMWEQHGKGRIGFEAYYTGKQRLSGNPYRSESKPYWHLGLLGEITLGQFSWFVNAENLLGIRQTKEDPLVLLIRAPDGQWTTDIWSRNDGFIVNAGLRMRF; the protein is encoded by the coding sequence GTGCGTTGTTATTATTCCACCAGACCCTCTCTTATACTCATCCTTACCCTAAGTTTGCTCGGTTCATTTAAATCACAGGGTAACCCGCTCGAATCTGAAAATGTCTCATCTAAGGTTCAGCAATCTTCGCAACAGGAAACAAATAGACAGTTTGCTGGAAATCAACTTAATGATGCTGACGAGCACGACGAGCACGACGAGCATGACGACGAGGTTGAAACTATCACTGTTTCCTCTACGCGAGTTGGTCGCAACGTTACCGATGAACCTGTTCGAATAGAAGTGATTAACCAAGAAGAGCTCGAAGAAAAAGCCATGATGCGCCCGGGTAATATTTCTATGCTAGTGGCCGAAACAGGGGGCGTAAGAGTTCAAACCACATCTCCGGCATTAGGCAGTGCTAATATTCGTTTGCAGGGGCTTTATGGTCGTTATACGCAGTTGCTAAATGATGGTTTAGCCCTTTATGGTGGGCAAGCTGCTTCTATTGGTTTGTTACAAATTCCGCCAACTGATTTAGCCCGTGTTGAAATCATCAAAGGCTCAGCTTCTTCGCTTTATGGTGGTTCAGCAATGGGCGGCGTGATCAATCTCGTCTCTCGCAGACCTTCAGATGAAGCCGAAGGAGAAGTGTTATTTAATTTTACTTCCCGAGATGGACAAGACGTCACCACTTATTTAGCTACTCCGGTAAATGATTCTTTAGGCGTATCATTGACCGCTGGTGGCCATCATCAAAGCACACAAGATTTTGATGATGACGGTTGGATTGATATGGCTGGCTATGAACGCTATACCGCTCGACCTCGCTTATTTTGGGAAGGAGAAAATGGCGCGACTGTTTATGCTACCGCAGGCTACATGACTGAAAATCGTCAAGGTGGCACCCTCGAAGGTTATACCTTGCCCGATGGAAGTTTTTTCGAACAAACTCAAGACAGTGAGCGAATCGATAGTGGCATCATTGCTACCGGACCTTTAGGGGATGTCTTAACCTGGAATGTGCGCGGTTCTGCGATGCTGCAGAAACACGATAAACAATTTGGTGAAGACCTAGATGAAGATAGCCATGAGAGTTATTTATTGGAAAGTACTCTGTCTGGTTATACCGATAAATCGCAATGGGTAGTTGGCCTAGCCATGCAGTCAGATAGTTTTGAGTCAGAATATTATCCTGAGTTTGATTACACCTTTGATGTCCCAGGATTATTTGCCCAAGCTGATTATGAATTCAGCGAGCAGGTATCAACTTCATTAAGTATGCGTTTAGATGATCACAGCGAATATGGCAGCCAGTTGAGCCCTCGAGTATCAGTGTTATACCGTCCGCAAGATTGGACCGTTAGAGCATCTTATGGCCGTGGCTATTTTGCACCAACGCCCTTTGTGGAAGAAATCGAAGCTGCTGGCCTATCACGCTTGGCACCGCTTCAAAACATTCAAGAAGAAACGGCGGTTACCTCTTCATTGGATATTGGGCGTCAATTTGATCAGTTAGAAGTAAACGTTACTTTTTTCGCATCAAATGTTGAGCATGTCACAGAATTAGAAGCTTATGCATCTGAAATCGATGGTCCCCTAGACCGCGTGCGTTTAGTAAATGCGCAAGGTGAATCAAGGATTTACGGTTCAGAATTAATGCTGCGTTATAAATGGCAGGATTTTAAAGTCACCGCCAGCTATCTCTTTTTAGATGCCACCGAGGTTGATCAAACAACTAAGCAGCGTCAACGTATCAAGCTCACTCCTAAACATTCTGCGGGTTTGGTAGCAATGTGGGAACAGCACGGGAAAGGCCGGATTGGTTTTGAAGCCTATTACACTGGAAAACAGCGATTAAGCGGTAATCCCTATCGTTCTGAAAGTAAACCTTATTGGCATCTTGGTTTGTTGGGCGAAATAACCTTAGGTCAATTTAGTTGGTTTGTGAATGCGGAAAACCTTCTGGGTATCCGCCAGACCAAAGAAGATCCATTGGTATTACTAATCAGAGCACCTGATGGTCAATGGACTACCGATATATGGTCGCGTAATGACGGTTTCATTGTGAATGCCGGCCTAAGAATGCGTTTTTAA
- a CDS encoding prepilin-type N-terminal cleavage/methylation domain-containing protein, which yields MLVQRSKGFTLIELIIVIVILGILAVTAAPRFIDLSSDANASVLKNIGGQLQSANDLVYAKSVIKQQHNKDRDSDPEDGETGVTVNGVFIATVYGTPWIYSGTALTNFMDIDILDQGYNEHTEICEYSGDFCFMYFNTSSAPATLDLSFSPGVASIIYPKSKSVADDCFAYHIFDRTDNTARAGSVTTGC from the coding sequence ATGCTAGTGCAGCGTAGTAAAGGGTTTACCCTAATAGAACTAATAATAGTCATCGTCATCCTCGGCATTTTGGCCGTCACGGCTGCCCCGCGATTCATTGATTTGTCATCGGATGCAAACGCATCTGTGCTGAAGAATATTGGTGGACAACTGCAATCAGCCAATGATTTAGTCTACGCAAAGTCGGTGATTAAGCAGCAACACAACAAAGATAGAGATTCTGATCCTGAAGATGGTGAAACAGGTGTAACTGTGAACGGTGTATTTATCGCTACCGTCTATGGTACTCCATGGATATACTCTGGTACTGCGCTAACCAATTTCATGGACATTGATATACTTGACCAAGGTTACAATGAACATACTGAAATCTGCGAGTACAGTGGGGATTTTTGTTTTATGTATTTCAACACTAGTTCAGCCCCAGCGACTTTAGATTTATCTTTTTCTCCCGGTGTGGCAAGTATCATCTATCCAAAATCGAAGAGTGTCGCAGACGATTGCTTCGCCTATCATATTTTTGATAGAACAGACAACACTGCGCGGGCGGGTTCTGTTACCACAGGATGCTAA
- a CDS encoding NAD(P)/FAD-dependent oxidoreductase: MKKIIVVGGGAGGLEIVKRLSQKLGKKNKAEIILVDKSQNHVWKPLLHEVAAGVIDKNSDGINYRIHAVANKYQFQLGNMCHIDKQNQQIELAPLYDENAQLILPKRTLQYDTLVLAIGSVCNDFGTPGVADHCYFLDSLAQAESFHKALLNQLLRINQKGVESKPLHVAIVGGGATGTELAAQLHHVANLARAYGMPEMSAAKLTVTIIEAGERILPALPEKITNSARQALTKLGIKVLEGTKVISAQKEGFMTSDNELIEADLMVWSAGVKAPDFITQLGIFETNRANQILVTPYLKSTLDENIYAIGDCCGFQQEDGRWVPPRAQSAHQMASTAATNIINEFKHKPAQKYQYKDYGSLVHLSKYSTVGNLMGALSNSSMFIEGRLAKLVYVSLYNMHLFAIHGWFKGIFILFFRKVRNIVGPKLKLH, encoded by the coding sequence ATGAAGAAAATTATAGTTGTAGGAGGAGGCGCTGGCGGCCTTGAAATAGTCAAACGCCTTAGTCAAAAGCTAGGGAAAAAAAACAAAGCAGAAATCATTTTGGTTGATAAAAGCCAGAATCATGTCTGGAAACCGCTTTTACATGAAGTCGCGGCAGGTGTTATTGATAAAAATTCAGATGGCATCAACTATCGAATTCATGCAGTTGCCAACAAATATCAATTTCAACTGGGCAATATGTGCCACATCGACAAACAAAATCAGCAAATAGAACTTGCGCCTTTGTATGATGAAAATGCGCAGTTAATCTTACCTAAACGCACTTTACAGTATGACACCCTAGTTCTTGCTATTGGCAGTGTTTGCAATGACTTTGGTACACCAGGAGTAGCCGATCACTGCTATTTCCTCGATTCACTCGCGCAAGCAGAAAGCTTTCATAAAGCTTTGCTTAATCAACTTCTGCGGATTAACCAAAAAGGTGTAGAAAGTAAACCATTGCATGTCGCAATAGTAGGTGGTGGCGCTACCGGTACGGAATTAGCCGCTCAACTGCACCACGTCGCCAATCTCGCCAGAGCCTATGGCATGCCGGAAATGTCTGCCGCTAAATTAACGGTAACTATTATTGAAGCTGGGGAGCGCATTCTTCCAGCATTACCCGAAAAAATCACCAACTCAGCTCGCCAGGCTTTAACCAAGTTGGGGATTAAGGTTTTAGAAGGTACAAAAGTTATTTCGGCGCAAAAAGAGGGGTTCATGACAAGCGATAATGAGTTGATTGAAGCCGATTTAATGGTCTGGTCAGCGGGTGTAAAAGCACCTGATTTTATTACTCAACTGGGGATCTTTGAAACCAATCGCGCGAATCAAATTTTGGTCACGCCTTATTTAAAAAGTACCTTAGATGAAAATATATATGCCATTGGTGATTGCTGTGGGTTCCAACAAGAAGATGGCCGCTGGGTGCCTCCACGGGCGCAATCAGCTCACCAAATGGCCAGTACTGCAGCAACCAATATAATCAATGAATTTAAGCATAAACCGGCACAAAAATATCAATACAAAGACTATGGCTCATTGGTGCATTTGAGCAAATACAGCACCGTGGGAAATTTGATGGGTGCACTGTCAAATAGCAGTATGTTTATAGAAGGGCGGTTAGCCAAATTGGTATATGTATCCCTTTATAATATGCACCTATTCGCTATTCACGGCTGGTTTAAAGGGATATTTATTTTGTTTTTCCGCAAAGTCAGGAACATTGTGGGTCCCAAGTTGAAACTTCACTAA
- a CDS encoding porin has translation MNKFTFTKVSLAVLGLVSGAASAAITIYDDPEVASVTVDASFNTFYVSSSTDNDISGIDRDQSRVKMGFLPNYVGMNFSKEIDGVKVGGRSSFWVTINDSNTGVTSTGIDVRQFYATLDFDWGQVLIGKDFTLFNRSNIFLDEILQGYGNVNDTLGLIDGQGVSFGNIGTGYTYPMPTAQITYRSPEFAGGFKLAIGLIDPANTSTDTGPGRSSEESTPRIEGELTYTSKFEDGMFNAFVGFLSQSTESDIQGDVDSTGYSYGAKLNMGGFALNASGFTGEAIGLLLGPTDNALGLQNLLYEDGNEVDSSGYLVQGSYKTGANRFVLSYGNTEVETQTPWEMDGAQVAWFHSYNSAVTFVVEYDMNEISIGDASEEVKSIALGAIVNF, from the coding sequence ATGAATAAATTTACATTTACTAAAGTTAGTTTGGCAGTTTTAGGCTTAGTTAGCGGCGCAGCTTCTGCAGCAATAACAATCTATGACGATCCAGAGGTGGCAAGTGTCACAGTTGATGCGTCTTTCAATACATTTTACGTGTCTAGCAGCACAGACAACGACATATCAGGAATAGATCGCGACCAGTCTAGAGTCAAAATGGGCTTTCTACCTAACTATGTGGGTATGAATTTTAGCAAAGAAATTGACGGCGTTAAGGTTGGTGGGCGCTCTTCTTTTTGGGTCACAATAAATGACAGTAATACAGGCGTAACCTCAACAGGAATCGATGTCCGTCAGTTTTATGCCACTTTGGATTTTGATTGGGGGCAGGTATTAATAGGCAAAGATTTTACCTTATTTAACCGTTCTAATATTTTTCTAGACGAAATATTACAAGGTTACGGCAACGTTAACGACACCCTCGGTTTGATTGATGGGCAAGGAGTCTCGTTTGGAAATATTGGTACAGGTTACACCTATCCAATGCCAACGGCTCAAATTACGTATCGTTCACCTGAATTTGCCGGCGGTTTTAAATTAGCCATTGGCTTGATCGACCCTGCTAATACTTCTACTGACACAGGCCCTGGTCGATCGAGTGAAGAGAGCACGCCAAGAATTGAGGGAGAATTAACTTACACCAGCAAGTTTGAAGACGGAATGTTCAATGCCTTTGTCGGTTTTCTTTCGCAAAGCACTGAGAGCGACATTCAAGGTGACGTTGATTCCACAGGCTATTCTTATGGTGCAAAACTCAATATGGGTGGCTTCGCGCTAAACGCCTCTGGTTTTACTGGGGAAGCCATCGGTTTGTTGCTCGGTCCCACAGATAACGCATTAGGTTTACAAAACTTGTTATATGAAGACGGAAATGAAGTGGATAGCAGTGGCTATCTAGTGCAAGGCTCGTATAAAACTGGCGCTAATCGATTTGTCTTGTCGTATGGCAATACTGAAGTTGAAACTCAAACCCCTTGGGAAATGGATGGCGCTCAAGTCGCGTGGTTCCATAGTTATAACAGCGCAGTGACCTTTGTTGTCGAATACGACATGAATGAAATATCCATTGGTGATGCGAGCGAAGAGGTTAAGTCCATCGCCCTTGGAGCCATTGTGAACTTTTAA